One region of Hemiscyllium ocellatum isolate sHemOce1 chromosome 4, sHemOce1.pat.X.cur, whole genome shotgun sequence genomic DNA includes:
- the aoc1 gene encoding amiloride-sensitive amine oxidase [copper-containing] has product MEKSGVFMVSKMIPSSIRVEVFGMRGTLRLQLACFWAVMIWSDVSFQHPQDTERYQYTASVFAQLHPTEMKAVRNFLLSQKHLNLSTAKSQTLKKNYIFLIQLQTPKKHQVLSFLRGTDCVPRRNAKVVIFFGAEPAPNVTEFIVGPLPRPTYYHAVPLSGNRPIKYASRPITILEYTLIQEKLVEVTKPATLLLKTSSGFWWSNCSDHCLTFTDVAPRGQRSGDRKTWFILQRAVEGFFIHPIGFEILLNHESLNPQDWLVEKVWFHGQYFDSVDQLVWSYNLGNVHISPLPEYQSEGLYSSYTPREHFQGRTEIPGPRLYQPQGQRYTVRGNTVLYSGWSFAFRSQATTGLQLFNVQFNDEPIAYEISVQEAIAFYSGQSPAGMQTKYIDTAWGMGTMNYELAKGIDCPEIATYRDVHHFVDTDQPIRYKNALCIFEYPTGVPLRRHFDSNFKGSFNFYGALEGQVLVIRTTSTVYNYDYLWDFIFYQNGVIEVKVHATGYIHSTFFTPDGVNYGTKVHGYVLGNLHTHLIHYKVDLDVAGTENSFETLGLKLENISNPWVPGDFIVQSRLERVLRERERAAAFPFQKVLPRYMLFTNPNQQNNWQNQRAYRIQLNSQADHPLLPRNWKEEKAITWGRYQLAVTRFRDREETSSSIYLQNDPWDPTVTFENFIHNNENITSQDLVAWVTVGFLHIPHSEDIPNTSTPGNAAGFFLRPFNFFQEDPSVGSRSTVIVRPDGQAKVKIQRWTLSSPDVCLSERPFTYNGSYLLD; this is encoded by the exons GTGTTTGGAATGAGGGGTACATTGAGACTCCAACTGGCCTGTTTCTGGGCAGTAATGATTTGGAGTGATGTTAGTTTCCAACATCCCCAGGACACAGAGCGGTACCAATACACAGCGTCAGTCTTTGCTCAGCTCCATCCCACCGAGATGAAGGCAGTAAGAAACTTCCTGCTGTCCCAGAAACACCTCAACCTTTCAACTGCCAAAAGTCAGACACTCAAGAAAAATTATATCTTCCTCATTCAACTGCAAACGCCCAAGAAGCACCAGGTTCTCAGTTTCCTGAGGGGAACTGACTGTGTCCCCCGGCGGAATGCCAAGGTGGTCATCTTTTTTGGTGCTGAGCCTGCGCCCAATGTGACTGAGTTCATTGTTGGCCCATTACCAAGACCCACCTATTACCACGCTGTGCCGCTGAGTGGGAACCGGCCAATAAAGTATGCTTCACGCCCAATAACGATCCTGGAGTATACCCTCATTCAGGAGAAACTGGTGGAGGTAACCAAACCTGCGACCCTCCTCCTGAAGACATCCAGTGGGTTCTGGTGGAGTAACTGCAGTGACCACTGCCTGACCTTCACCGATGTTGCCCCCAGGGGTCAGAGGTCAGGAGATAGGAAGACGTGGTTCATTCTGCAGCGAGCCGTGGAAGGCTTTTTCATTCACCCAATCGGCTTTGAGATTCTATTGAACCACGAGTCTCTGAATCCCCAGGATTGGCTGGTGGAGAAGGTTTGGTTTCATGGGCAGTACTTTGACAGTGTGGACCAGCTGGTGTGGAGTTATAACCTGGGCAATGTGCACATTTCCCCACTGCCGGAATATCAGAGCGAGGGCCTTTATTCCAGCTACACACCCAGAGAGCACTTCCAGGGCCGCACTGAGATTCCCGGGCCCAGACTGTACCAGCCACAAGGGCAGAGGTACACGGTGCGAGGGAACACAGTCCTCTATTCTGGCTGGAGTTTTGCTTTCAGGAGCCAGGCCACCACTGGGCTCCAACTTTTCAATGTTCAGTTTAATGACGAGCCAATCGCGTATGAGATCAGCGTCCAGGAAGCCATTGCATTTTACTCTGGCCAGAGTCCAGCGGGAATGCAGACCAAGTACATTGACACTGCCTGGGGTATGGGAACCATGAACTATGAGCTGGCAAAAGGAATTGACTGCCCAGAGATTGCCACCTACAGAGATGTTCACCACTTTGTGGACACAGATCAGCCAATCCGCTACAAGAACGCTTTGTGTATATTTGAATATCCCACTGGCGTACCGTTGAGGAGACATTTCGACAGTAATTTCAAAGGAAGCTTCAATTTCTATGGGGCTCTCGAGGGCCAAGTTTTGGTGATCAGAACCACCTCCACTGTCTATAATTATGACTATCTCTGGGACTTCATCTTCTACCAGAACGGGGTGATCGAGGTCAAAGTTCACGCCACCGGTtatatccactccaccttcttcacaCCCGACGGAGTAAACTATGGGACTAAAGTCCATGGCTACGTCTTGGGTAATCTCCACACACACCTCATCCACTACAAAGTGGATCTGGATGTGGCAG GAACAGAGAACAGTTTTGAAACCCTTGGGTTGAAGTTGGAGAACATCAGTAACCCATGGGTTCCAGGAGATTTCATTGTGCAGTCGAGATTGGagagagtgctgagggagcgagaGCGAGCTGCAGCATTTCCCTTCCAGAAAGTTCTGCCCAGGTACATGCTGTTCACCAATCCCAACCAGCAGAACAACTGGCAGAACCAACGAGCCTATCGCATCCAACTCAACTCTCAAGCAGATCACCCACTGCTACCTCGCAACTGGAAGGAGGAGAAAGCAATCACCTGGGGCAg GTACCAGTTGGCTGTGACTCGCTTCCGAGACAGGGAGGAGACCAGCAGCAGTATTTATCTTCAGAATGACCCATGGGATCCAACAGTCACCTTCGAGAACTTCATCCACAACAATGAGAACATCACCTCTCAG GACCTGGTTGCCTGGGTAACTGTTGGCTTCCTACACATTCCCCATTCGGAGGATATACCCAACACCAGTACGCCTGGCAACGCCGCCGGATTCTTCTTGCGTCCATTCAACTTCTTCCAGGAGGACCCCTCCGTGGGCTCACGGAGCACGGTGATTGTACGGCCCGATGGTCAGGCCAAGGTGAAGATTCAGAGATGGACATTGAGCTCCCCTGATGTTTGCCTGTCAGAAAGGCCCTTCACCTATAACGGCAGCTACTTACTTGACTAA